The Sandaracinus amylolyticus genomic interval GCCGGAGGCGACGGGGCCGGCGGCGCTCGCGGGCGTCGGGCTGTTCAAGCTGCTCGACGCGTTCCAGGCGGTGCTGAAGCGCGCGAAGCAGGACCTCGCGTTCCAGATCACCGCCGAGGGCGTGAGCATCCAGGACCGCATGTCGCAGCTCGCGGAGCGACTGCGGACGAAGCGGCGCTGCACGTTCGACGAGCTCTTCGACGACGTGAAGTCGATGTACGACGTCGTCGTGACGTTCCTCGCGATCCTCGAGATGGCGAAGCGACGTCTGGCGCGCGTGTATCAGAGCGAGCCGATTGCGCCGATTCACCTCGAGTATCGCGTGCTCGACGCGGACGGGAACGAGGAGAGCGCGAGCGCCGAGGAGACGAGCGCGTCGGATCCCGGGAGCGAGCGCGCGCCGGATGCCGACGAGGCTGTCGCGAGTGTCGCGGCGGCCGAGTCGGTGATCGAGAACGTTGCGGAGGCGGTCGAAGAACCCTCGGCAGTCGACGAAGCCTCGGCAGTCGAAGAAGCCTCGGCAGTCGAAGAAGCCTCGGCAGTCGACGAAGCCTCGGCAGTCGAAGAAGCCTCGGCAGTCGAAGAGGCCTCGGCGGTCGAAGAGGCCTCGGCGGTCGAAGAGGCCTCGGCGGTCGAAGAGGCCTCGGCGGTCGAAGAGGCCTCGGCGGTCGAAGAGGCCTCGGCGGTCGAAGAGGCCTCGGCGGTCGAAGAGGCCTCGGCGGTCGAACGCGCCTCGGCAGTCGACGAAGCCTCGGCGGTCGAAGAAGCCTCGGCAGTCGAAGAAGCCTCGGCAGTCGAACGCGCCTCGGCAGTCGACGAAGCCTCGGCAGTCGACGAAGCCTCGGCAGTCGAACGCGCCTCGGCAGTCGAACGCGCCTCGGCAGTCGAAGAAGCCTCGGCAGTCGAAGAAGCCTCGGCAGTCGAACGCGCCTCGGCAGTCGAACGCGCCTCGGCCGTCGAAGAAGCCTCGGCCGTCGAAGAAGCCTCGGCCGTCGAAGAAGCCTCGGCCGTCGAAGAAGCCTCGGCCGTCGAAGAAGCCTCGGCCGTCGAAGAAGCCTCGGCGGTCGAAGAAGCCTCGGCCGTCGAAGAAGCCTCGGCCGTCGAAGAAGCCTCGGCAGTCGAAGAAGCCTCGGCACTCGAAGAAGCCTCGGCCGTCGAAGAAGCCTCGGCGGTCGAAGAAGCCTCGGCGGTCGAAGAAGCCTCGGCGGTCGAAGAAGCCTCGGCGGTCGAAGAAGCCTCGGCGGTCGAAGAAGCCTCGGCCTTCGAAGAAGCCTCGGCAGTCGAGAGCCCGACGGACCTCTCGATCGGCGAGACCGGCTCGGATGCGGTGAGCGCGTCCGATGACCACACCGCGCACGCGCTCGAGCCCGAGCTCGACGCGCCCGACGACGAGCTCGCGCTCCTTGATTCCGACCGCGACGTTGCGCACGATCCGCGCCCCGCCGAGCCCGAGACCCCCGAATCATGAGCCGCCCGCGCAAGCGAAAGCCCCGCTCCGGGCAAGACGACGTGAGCACCGACGAGGGCGTCGACACGAGCGCTGCCGAAGAGACCCCGCTCTCGCCGGACGACCAGGACGTCGTGAACGCGGTCGACGAGGTCGCGGACGCGATCGTCGCGCGCGTGCTCGCGGAGGCGAGCGCAGTCGAAGACTCCGAGGGCGACGAGCTCGTGCCGGACGCGGACGCGTCGAGCCCCGACGCCGAGCCGCTCGAGACCACTTCGGACGAGGAGAGCGCGCCGGCGAGCCACGTCGAGACCGACGCGCCGACGGACACCGACGCGGATCTCGCGCCGGTCGACCCCGCGCTCGCGCGCGCGCTGGGCCTCGACGAAGCGAGCGGCGACGAGAGCGCCACGCTCCCCGGCGAAGACACCGAGGATCGACCGGGCCTCGAGAAGGCCCCGCCGCTCTCGGTGGGCGCGGATCACCTGAAGGGCGTGATCGAGAGTCTGCTCTTCGTGAGCGACAAGCCGCTTGCTGCGAACCGCATCGCGAAGATCGCGGGCTCGACGACGAAGGAAGTGCAGCGTCTGCTCGATCTGCTCATCGAGGACTATCGCGGTCGCGGCATCGAGCTGATCGAGGTCGCGGGTGGGTTCCAGTTCCGCTCCGCCGCCGCGAATGCGCCGTTCGTGCGCGAGCTCGTCGCGCGCAAGCCGGTCCGCCTCACGCGCGCACAGGTCGAGACGCTCGCGATGATCGCGTATCGGCAGCCGATCACGCGTCCCGAGGTCGACGAGATCCGCGGTGTCGACTCCGGCTCTGCGATGAAGGTCCTGCTCGAGAAGAACCTCGTGAAGATCATCGGACGCAAGGACGAGCCCGGACGGCCGCTGCTCTACGGCACGACGCCGTATTTCCTCGAGTTCTTCGGGCTCGCGTCGCTCTCGGATCTCCCGACGCTGAAGGAGTACTCGGAGCTCAACGAGGAGAGCCGCGCGCTCTTCCAGCGCCGCACGGGCGAGGCGATCGAGGGCATCGCCGACATCGCGGTGGAGAAGCGCGAGTACTCGGACGAAGAGCTCGAAGAGGCCGCGAAGGAGCTCGACGGAGAGGTCGCGGAGCGAGCGCGCGCGGAGCAGCTGGAGCTCGGGACCGACCGCGCCGCCGAGGACGAGCCCGCGGCGGAGCGCGAGGAAGAGCTCGCGTCGCGCGCGGACGCCGAGTCGGACGACGAAGAAGACGACGACTCGGACGAAGACGACGACTCGGACGAAGACGACGACTCGGACGAAGACGACGACTCGGACGAAGACGACGACTCGGACGAAGACGACGACTCGGACGAAGACGACGACTCGGACGAAGACGACGACGACGACTCGGACGAAGACGACGACTCGGACGAAGACGACGATTCGGACGAAGACGACGATTCGGACGAAGACGACGATTCGGACGACGACGACGATTCGGACGACGACGACGATTCGGACGACGACGACTCGGACGACGACGACGACGACGACGACGACGACTGATCGCTCGTCAGCCTCTGCTCGGCATTTCTCTTCTGCACTCCACGGACACCATGAAGACCTTCCAGGAGCTGATCCTCGCACTCCAGCGGTTCTGGGCGGACCGCGGCTGCCTCATCGTGCAGCCCTACAACTCCGAGGTCGGCGCCGGTACGTTCAATCCCGCGACCTTCCTGCGCGCGATCGGCCCCGAGCCGTGGAACGTCGCGTACGTCGAGCCCTCGCGCCGTCCGACCGATGGTCGCTACGGCGAGAACCCGAATCGACTGCAGCAGTTCCACCAGTTCCAGGTGATCCTCAAGCCGTCGCCGCTCGACATCCAGGAGCTCTACGTCGAGTCGCTCCGCGCGATCGGCACCGACCCGAGCAAGCACGACATCCGCTTCATCGAGGACGACTGGGAGTCTCCGACGCTCGGCGCGTGGGGCCTCGGATGGCAGGTCTGGCTCGACGGCCTCGAGATCTCGCAGTTCACGTACTTCCAGCAGGTCGGCGGCATCGACTGCAAGCCGATCAGCGGTGAGCTCACCTACGGGCTCGAGCGCATCGCGATGTACCTGCAGGACAAGGACGACATCTACTCGGTCGAGTGGGGCGGCGGCATCAAGTACGGAGAGATCGCCAAGCGCCAAGAGTGGGAGTGGTCCACCTACAACTTCGAGCGCGCCGACGTGCCGCTGCACTTCGAGCTCTTCGATCGCTTCGAGGACCAGTGCCACCAGCTCCTCGGCCTCGCGAAGAAGAAGGAGAAGGGCAATCAGCTCGTCTTCGAGATCGAGGACCCGCTGCAGCGACTCGTGCTCCCCGCCTACGACTGCGTCGTGAAGTGCAGCCACTACTTCAACGTGCTCGACGCGCGCGGCGCGATCAGCGTGACCGAGCGACAGCGCTACATCGGTCGCGTGCGACACATCGCGCGCGCAGTGTGCGAGTCGTATTACGCGCAGCGCGAGAAGCTCGGCTTCCCGCTGATCGCCAAGTGATCGGAGCAGACGAGTCATGACTGCGCATCTCCTGCTCGAGATCGGCACCGAAGAGCTCCCCGCCTCGTTCGTCGCGAAGGCGCTGAAGGAGCTACCGGGCATCCTCACGCAGCTGCTCGATCACGCGCGCATCGGGCACGGCTCCGCGTCGTCGTACGGCACGCCGCGACGGCTCGCGGTGCTGGTGAACGACGTCGCGGATCGTCAGACCGACCTCGAAGAAGAAGTGCTCGGCCCGCCGAAGGCCGCGGCCTTCGAGGCGGACGGTCGACCGAAGAAGGCGGCCGAGGGCTTCGCGAAGAAGAACGGCATCGCGGTCGATCAGATCCGCGTCGTCACGACCGACAAGGGCGAGTACGCGGCGGTCACGCGTCGCGAGACCGGCCGTGCCGCGAGCGAGGTGCTGCCCGCGATCCTCGCCGATGCGATCGCGAAGATCCCGTTCCCGAAGTCGATGCGCTGGGGGCAGGGCGACGTCGCGTTCGGACGCCCGGTGCACTGGCTCGTCGCGCTGCACGGCAAGCACGCGATCGCGACGCAGTTCGCGGGCATCGCGTCGGGCACGCGCACCCGCGGCCATCGCTTCCTCGCCGCGCGCGAGATCGAGATCCCCGAGGCCGGCGCGTACCTCGCGATCCTGCGTGATGCGCACGTGCTCGCCGACGAGCGCGAGCGTCGTCGCGTGATGATCGAGCGCCTCGAAGCGAAGGCGCGCGAGATCGGCGGCGATCTCGTGCCCGACGAGTTCCTCGTCGAGGAGAACGCATCGCTCGTCGAGGAGCCGCACGTCATCGCGGGCTCGTTCGAAGAGGCGTATCTCTCGCTGCCCGACGAGGTGATCGTCGCGGTGATGCGCGGTCACCAGCGCTACTTCGCGGTGAAGGCGAAGGGCGCGGATCGTTTGATGCCGCGCTACCTCGCGGTCGTGAACACCGCGCTCGATCCCGCGACCGTCACGAACGGCAACGATCGCGCGCTGCGCCCGCGGCTCGCGGACGCTCGCTTCTTCGTCGAGACCGATCGCCAGACGCCGCTCGCGGCTCGCGTCCCGAAGCTCGACGGCATCGTGTTCCAGGCGAAGCTCGGGAGCGTGGGCGAGAAGACGGTGCGCGTCGGCGAGCTCGCCGCCCGTCTGTCGAACGACGGTCGCGCGGTGAAGGCCGCACCGCTCGCGAAGGCGGATCTCGTCACGCTGATCGTCGGCGAGTTCCCGGAGCTGCAGGGCCTGATGGGCCGCTGGTACGCGCAGCAGCAGGGCGTCGAGCCCGACGTCGCCGACGCGATCCGCGATCACTACCTGCCGAAGTCCGCGAGCGATGCGGTGCCCTCCGCGCCGCTCTCCGCGGCGCTCTCGATCGCGGATCGCGCGGACACGCTCGTCGGCTGCTTCGGCATCGGCATCGTGCCCACCGGCGGCGCCGATCCGTTCGCGCTGCGTCGTGCCGCGCTCGCGATCGCGCGCACCGCGCTCGAGGGCCCGATCGACGTCGATCTGCGCGACGTGCTCGCCGCGGCGTGGAGGGCGTACGACGCGCAGGGCAAGAAGCTGAGCGCGAAGGACGAGGTGCTCGCGAAGCTCGACGAGTTCTTCCGCACGCGCCTGCGCGGTCTGCTCTCGGAGCAGCAGGGCCACCCGGTCGATCTCGTCGACGCGTGCCTCGGCGCGTGGGAAGGGCGCTCGATCCGCGACCTCGCCGCGCGCGTCCGCGCGCTCGCCGAGCTGCGCAAGATGCCCGCGTACGAGTCGCTCGCGGTCGCGTTCAAGCGCGCTTACAACATCGCGAAGGACGCGCCGAGCGGCGATCCCGATCCCGCGCTCTTCGATCACGAGGCGGAGCGCGCGCTCGCCGCGCGCTTCTCGGAGATTCGATCGCGCGTCGAGAGCGCGACGCAGTCGGGCGACTACGTCGCGGCGCTCACGCTCGTCGCGAAGGAGCTGCGCGAGCCGATCGATCGCTTCTTCGACCAGGTGTTCGTGATGGTCGACGACACGAAGGTGCGCGACAACCGACTGCGCCTGCTCGGCGCGATCGCGCGCACGATGACGCGCATCGCGCACTTCCATCTGCTCGGCGGGGCGTGACGTGCAGTTCCTCGTCGTGCCCGGCGCTGGTGCTCCGGCCGACGTCGCGCGCGTCGGCGCGAAGGCCGCGGGGCTGATCGACGCGTCGAACGAAGGGCTGCCCGTGCCGCCCTTCTTCGTGCTCTCGATCGATCTCTTCCGCGCCTGGCGCGCGACCGGCGCGCTCCCGGCCGAGCTCGACGCGGAGCTCGATGCGGGCCTGGAGCACCTCGCGCGCGCGACCGGGAAGCGCCTCGGAGACGCGAGCGCGCCGCTGATCGTCAGCGTGCGATCGGGCGCGCCGGTCTCGATGCCCGGCATGCTGGACACGCTGCTCGACGTGGGCGCGACGAGCGCGAGCGTCGACGGCCTCGCGGCGCAGCTCGGCGATCGGGCGGTCGCGCTCGACGTGCGCCGTCGCTTCCTCGAGTCGTGGGGCGCGGTCGTCGGTCGCCTCTCGCGCACGCGCTTCGATCCGCGCGCCGGCGTTCGTGTCGCGGCACGCGCGACCACGCCTCCGCCGCCGATCACGCCTGCCGATCTCGAGGCGAAGATCGCGCGCCACGAGCAGACGCTGCGCGAGGCCGGCGTGCTCCCGCCCGACGACGCGCGCGCGCAGCTGCGCATGGCGATCGAGGCGATCCTCGCGTCGTGGGATCGCGATCGCGCGCGCGACTTCCGCGCGACGCAGCGCATCGACGACGCGCTCGGCACGGCGGTCGTCGTGCAAGCGATGGTGTTCGGCAACGCGAGCGGCGCGTCGGGCAGCGGCGTCGCGTTCACGCGGCACCCGGTCACCGGCGAGAAGCACCTCTTCGGCGAGTACCTGCCGCGCGTGCAGGGCGACGAGGTCGTCGGCGGTCGCGCGTCGCCGGCGGGGCTCTCGGCCGCAGCGTCGGGACGTCGCGCCGCGGAGAGCCTCGAGCGGCAGAGCCCGACGGCGTTCGCCGACCTCGAGCGCATCGCGATGGCGCTCGAGGCGCGCTACGGCGACGCACAGGATCTCGAGATCACGGTCGAGCACGGCACGCTGTGGCTGCTGCAGGTGCGCACCGCGAAGCGCTCGCCGCGCGCCGCGATCCGTGTCGCGGTCGATCTCGTTCGCGAGGGGCGCATCGATCGCGAGACCGCGCTCGCGCGTCTCGATCCGCGCGCGATCGACGCGCTCGTGTCGCGCGCGCTGCCGCCCGACGATCAGCTGCCCGAGCCTCCGCTGACGATCGGCGTGCCCGCGAGCCCGGGCGCGGTCTCCGGACGTGCCGTCTACGATCCCACCGCCGCGGTCGAGCTCGCGGCGCGGGGCGAAGCTGCGATCTTGATCCGTCCCGAGTGCAGCCCCGAGGACGCGCCCGGGATCCGCGCCGCGGCGGGCGTCCTCACGTCGTCGGGTGGGCTCACCTCGCACGCGGCGGTGATCGCGCGCGCGCTCGGCCGCCCGTGCATCGTCTCGGCGAGCGAGGTGCGTGTCGACGTCGATCACGCGTACGCCGAGGTGCGCCGGCCTGCGGGCGTGGTGGTGCCGGTGCCCGAGACGATCACCCTCGACGGCGCGACGGGCCGCGTGTTCGCGGGCGCGCTCCCCCTCGCGACGACGTTCGCGCTGCCCGAAGCGCGTGAGGTGCTCGAGTGGGCGCGCGACCTCGCCACGCCGGGCTGGGAAGACGCGATCGCCCGCCTGCTGTAACGGCCCAAAGCTCGCGGCCATCCAGAGGTCGGATGCGCGGCGCCATTCGGCCGTTCCGGCGTCGCTGCAATCAGGAACCCACGCTTGACGCACCAAGCACCGTCTGGAACGCTCGTCTCGGCCGTTCGAGTCGCGTGCGCGTCGCGTGAATCGAGAATGGGGCTCGGCCGTACATCCGTCGTGTCGAGTCCCGCGTAGAGATCTCGCGCGTCGCACGCGTACATCGTTCGGGGCGCGCTTCTCCTTCGAACGCTTCATCGACACCGGGTGGCGGAATGAGCACCAACGGCAACGAGGCCAAGGCACAGCACCTCCATCTCGTCGAGGACCGCCCGCCGTCGATCCCGCCGCCCGATCCGCTCATCGGCCGCACGCTCGACGGGCGCTATCGCATCGAGGCGGTGCTGGGCGAGGGCGGCATGGGCCTCGTCTATCGCGCGCGCCACGCGATGCTGAACAAGCCGCTCGCGATCAAGGTGCTCAAGCCCGAGGTCTCGCGCGACACCGAGGTGCTCACGCGCTTCCAGCAGGAAGCCCAGAGCGCGAGCGCGATCGGCAACCAGCACATCATCGACATCAGCGATTTCGGCACGCTCCCCGACAACTCCACCTACTTCGTGATGGAGTTCCTCGACGGCGTGTCGCTGACGAAGGCGATCGAGTCGCCGCAGGACAAGGGCGGCGCGCCGATGGCGCCCGAGCGCGTGGTGCACATCGCGAAGCAGCTCTGCGACGCGCTCGGTGCCGCGCACGAGCGCAGCATCGTCCACCGCGACATGAAGCCGGACAACGTCTACCTCATCAAGCGAGGTGGCGACGTCGACTTCGTGAAGGTGCTCGACTTCGGCATCGCGAAGGTGGGCGGCGCGTCGAGCAAGCTGACGAAGGCGGGCCAGGTCTTCGGAACGCCGCACTACATGTCGCCCGAGCAGTGCGCGGGCAGCAACGTCGATCACCGGACCGACGTCTACGCGCTCGGCGTGATCCTCTACGAGATGGCGTGCGGCCGCGTGCCGTTCGACGCCGACAACCTCATGGGGATCCTGACCAAGCACATGTACGAGCAGCCGATCGCGCCGCACGAGCTGCCGCCGCCGGTGCAGGTCCCGCCGGGGCTCGAGGCGGTGATCCTCAAGTGCCTCTCGAAGTCGGCGGACGCTCGCTACCAGTCGATGGCGGAGGTGCGCGAGGACCTCGTCGCGCTCGAGCAGGGCCTCACACCGCGCGCGGTGGTCGAGGGCGTCGATCGCGCGTCGGGCGCGAACATGCCGCGTCGCGACGGGACGATGCCGCGCATGGACGGCACCGGTCGCATGCCGGTGCAGTCGATGATGCGCATGGGCGTCGGCGACGTCGCGCCCGAGCCGCCGAAGAGCAAGCTCCCGATGATCGTCGGCATCGCCACGGTGCTCATGCTGCTGGTCGGCGGTGGCACGGCTGCCTTCGTGATGTCGCAGCGGCCCGCGGTCGCGGAGACGACGACGCCGGTCGTGAGCACGCCGCCGCCGACCCCGCCGACGCCGCCCGTCACGCCGCCGCCGACGCCCGAGGAGACCGGCGCGGGCAGCATCGCCGCGGCGGAGGGCACGTCGACCGACGTCGAGGGGACGGCGCGTGAAGCCGCGCCCGCGGTCTCGCCGACGATCCACCTCGTGAGCGATCCCGAGGGCGTCGAGGTCTGGCGCGGTGACGAGCTGCTCGGCAACACGCCGTTCGATCTGCCGCGTCCCGCGGCGGGTGAGACGCTCGAGGTGTCGCTGCGCAAGCCGGGCTTCCAGAGCCAGGACGTGCGCCTCTCGTCGCTCACGGCCCCGCAGGTCCGCATCGCGCTCGTCGCGGAGCGTCGCCGCAGCGGCGGTGGGGGTCGCCGGCAGGCGGAGGCATCGTCGGCGGGCACTGCTCCGCAGCAGCACACGACGCAGCCCGCGCAGCACCACGGCGTGGGTCAGAGCGAGGTTCTGGACCCCTGGCGCTGAGTCGGTGTTCGCAGTAGGGTCCGCGCCTCATGCGGGCGGAGCGCTGCGGCATCGGAAACGCCGCGACCATCACAGTCTTCGCGATCGCGATCGCCGGGTGTGACCTCGACAACCCCGGGGTGCCGCTGCCCGCGGCGACGTTGAACTTCCCGATCGCGCTCGCGGTGGTCGACGGCGCGCCCGAGACGAACGACGACGACTACCTGCTCGTCGTCAGCTCGAACTTCGACGTGCGCTACGCGTCGGGCTCGGTGCAGTCGTGGCGCCTCGCCGAGCTCCAGACCGCGATCGACGACGCGGTGGCGGGCGTCGACGACCTCGGCGTCGACTGCGGCGAGGACGGTCGCCCCGCGTGCGAGATCCAGATCGAGGAGCGCCCCGAGGTCTTCCTCCAGGACGAAGTGCGCATCCCGTCGCACGCCGACGGGATCGCGGTCGGGCCTTCGGAGGATCGCATCTACCTCCCGGTGCGCAGCGGGCGCGGCGGGCTCACGTGGATCGATCTCGCGGACGGCCTCTTCGGCTGCGGCGAGGGCGATGCGTGCGACGACCTCCACAACACCGTCGCGGTCGCGCCGGTGTCGCGCGAGCTCTCGCTCCCGACCGATCCCGTCGCGCTCGCGGTGGTCCCGCGCGACCTCGTGGGAGGCGGCGACGCGGACGCGATCGTGATCGCGCACCGCAACGGCTCGGGCAGCCTGCTGCTCGACGACCTGCGCGGTCAGCCGACGCTGTTCGACGTGATCGACGGGCTGCCGACCGACGTGGTCAGCGCCGAGATGGATCCCGAGAGCGGCGCAGTGTGGCTGACGAGCGCGCCGCCGAGCTCGCGCCCGACGCGCGATCTCGTCGCGGTCGCACCGATCGTGTCGGACGTCGACACGCGCCTCGCGGTGGTGAACCGCATCACGCTCGCGGGGCTGGACGACGGAGGCACGGGATCGGATACGCGAGACATCGCGTTCGACGTCGGCGTCGATCGCGCGTGGGTGCTCGCGCGTCGGCCCGAGGCCGTGATCACCGTCGACTTCCGCGTGCCGCCGGTCGCGCCGAACCT includes:
- a CDS encoding serine/threonine-protein kinase is translated as MSTNGNEAKAQHLHLVEDRPPSIPPPDPLIGRTLDGRYRIEAVLGEGGMGLVYRARHAMLNKPLAIKVLKPEVSRDTEVLTRFQQEAQSASAIGNQHIIDISDFGTLPDNSTYFVMEFLDGVSLTKAIESPQDKGGAPMAPERVVHIAKQLCDALGAAHERSIVHRDMKPDNVYLIKRGGDVDFVKVLDFGIAKVGGASSKLTKAGQVFGTPHYMSPEQCAGSNVDHRTDVYALGVILYEMACGRVPFDADNLMGILTKHMYEQPIAPHELPPPVQVPPGLEAVILKCLSKSADARYQSMAEVREDLVALEQGLTPRAVVEGVDRASGANMPRRDGTMPRMDGTGRMPVQSMMRMGVGDVAPEPPKSKLPMIVGIATVLMLLVGGGTAAFVMSQRPAVAETTTPVVSTPPPTPPTPPVTPPPTPEETGAGSIAAAEGTSTDVEGTAREAAPAVSPTIHLVSDPEGVEVWRGDELLGNTPFDLPRPAAGETLEVSLRKPGFQSQDVRLSSLTAPQVRIALVAERRRSGGGGRRQAEASSAGTAPQQHTTQPAQHHGVGQSEVLDPWR
- the scpB gene encoding SMC-Scp complex subunit ScpB; translated protein: MSTDEGVDTSAAEETPLSPDDQDVVNAVDEVADAIVARVLAEASAVEDSEGDELVPDADASSPDAEPLETTSDEESAPASHVETDAPTDTDADLAPVDPALARALGLDEASGDESATLPGEDTEDRPGLEKAPPLSVGADHLKGVIESLLFVSDKPLAANRIAKIAGSTTKEVQRLLDLLIEDYRGRGIELIEVAGGFQFRSAAANAPFVRELVARKPVRLTRAQVETLAMIAYRQPITRPEVDEIRGVDSGSAMKVLLEKNLVKIIGRKDEPGRPLLYGTTPYFLEFFGLASLSDLPTLKEYSELNEESRALFQRRTGEAIEGIADIAVEKREYSDEELEEAAKELDGEVAERARAEQLELGTDRAAEDEPAAEREEELASRADAESDDEEDDDSDEDDDSDEDDDSDEDDDSDEDDDSDEDDDSDEDDDSDEDDDDDSDEDDDSDEDDDSDEDDDSDEDDDSDDDDDSDDDDDSDDDDSDDDDDDDDDD
- a CDS encoding YncE family protein, producing MRAERCGIGNAATITVFAIAIAGCDLDNPGVPLPAATLNFPIALAVVDGAPETNDDDYLLVVSSNFDVRYASGSVQSWRLAELQTAIDDAVAGVDDLGVDCGEDGRPACEIQIEERPEVFLQDEVRIPSHADGIAVGPSEDRIYLPVRSGRGGLTWIDLADGLFGCGEGDACDDLHNTVAVAPVSRELSLPTDPVALAVVPRDLVGGGDADAIVIAHRNGSGSLLLDDLRGQPTLFDVIDGLPTDVVSAEMDPESGAVWLTSAPPSSRPTRDLVAVAPIVSDVDTRLAVVNRITLAGLDDGGTGSDTRDIAFDVGVDRAWVLARRPEAVITVDFRVPPVAPNLAPLGEIFAVASGPSRLERVVVPFDPDGDEGPIPARERTYLLASCYDANNVSVIDPELGLIATVAGLAGPFEMAYDATRELLFVINFRNNTIGVVDLSPLRTGASPRLIAYLGDPDAPSPFSG
- the glyS gene encoding glycine--tRNA ligase subunit beta; amino-acid sequence: MTAHLLLEIGTEELPASFVAKALKELPGILTQLLDHARIGHGSASSYGTPRRLAVLVNDVADRQTDLEEEVLGPPKAAAFEADGRPKKAAEGFAKKNGIAVDQIRVVTTDKGEYAAVTRRETGRAASEVLPAILADAIAKIPFPKSMRWGQGDVAFGRPVHWLVALHGKHAIATQFAGIASGTRTRGHRFLAAREIEIPEAGAYLAILRDAHVLADERERRRVMIERLEAKAREIGGDLVPDEFLVEENASLVEEPHVIAGSFEEAYLSLPDEVIVAVMRGHQRYFAVKAKGADRLMPRYLAVVNTALDPATVTNGNDRALRPRLADARFFVETDRQTPLAARVPKLDGIVFQAKLGSVGEKTVRVGELAARLSNDGRAVKAAPLAKADLVTLIVGEFPELQGLMGRWYAQQQGVEPDVADAIRDHYLPKSASDAVPSAPLSAALSIADRADTLVGCFGIGIVPTGGADPFALRRAALAIARTALEGPIDVDLRDVLAAAWRAYDAQGKKLSAKDEVLAKLDEFFRTRLRGLLSEQQGHPVDLVDACLGAWEGRSIRDLAARVRALAELRKMPAYESLAVAFKRAYNIAKDAPSGDPDPALFDHEAERALAARFSEIRSRVESATQSGDYVAALTLVAKELREPIDRFFDQVFVMVDDTKVRDNRLRLLGAIARTMTRIAHFHLLGGA
- a CDS encoding segregation and condensation protein A, with translation MSSSSSSTPEPLDPNFQLKLPSFEGPLDLLLHLCQKHELDIVNLPVAFVTERYLEYIRVMERLDLDIASEYLVMAATLAHIKSKSLLPPDPAAEAEESADEEEIDPRQELIRRLLEYQKYKAAAEDLGARGVQGRDVFLRGMEAPEATGPAALAGVGLFKLLDAFQAVLKRAKQDLAFQITAEGVSIQDRMSQLAERLRTKRRCTFDELFDDVKSMYDVVVTFLAILEMAKRRLARVYQSEPIAPIHLEYRVLDADGNEESASAEETSASDPGSERAPDADEAVASVAAAESVIENVAEAVEEPSAVDEASAVEEASAVEEASAVDEASAVEEASAVEEASAVEEASAVEEASAVEEASAVEEASAVEEASAVEEASAVEEASAVERASAVDEASAVEEASAVEEASAVERASAVDEASAVDEASAVERASAVERASAVEEASAVEEASAVERASAVERASAVEEASAVEEASAVEEASAVEEASAVEEASAVEEASAVEEASAVEEASAVEEASAVEEASALEEASAVEEASAVEEASAVEEASAVEEASAVEEASAVEEASAFEEASAVESPTDLSIGETGSDAVSASDDHTAHALEPELDAPDDELALLDSDRDVAHDPRPAEPETPES
- a CDS encoding PEP/pyruvate-binding domain-containing protein; protein product: MQFLVVPGAGAPADVARVGAKAAGLIDASNEGLPVPPFFVLSIDLFRAWRATGALPAELDAELDAGLEHLARATGKRLGDASAPLIVSVRSGAPVSMPGMLDTLLDVGATSASVDGLAAQLGDRAVALDVRRRFLESWGAVVGRLSRTRFDPRAGVRVAARATTPPPPITPADLEAKIARHEQTLREAGVLPPDDARAQLRMAIEAILASWDRDRARDFRATQRIDDALGTAVVVQAMVFGNASGASGSGVAFTRHPVTGEKHLFGEYLPRVQGDEVVGGRASPAGLSAAASGRRAAESLERQSPTAFADLERIAMALEARYGDAQDLEITVEHGTLWLLQVRTAKRSPRAAIRVAVDLVREGRIDRETALARLDPRAIDALVSRALPPDDQLPEPPLTIGVPASPGAVSGRAVYDPTAAVELAARGEAAILIRPECSPEDAPGIRAAAGVLTSSGGLTSHAAVIARALGRPCIVSASEVRVDVDHAYAEVRRPAGVVVPVPETITLDGATGRVFAGALPLATTFALPEAREVLEWARDLATPGWEDAIARLL
- a CDS encoding glycine--tRNA ligase subunit alpha; this translates as MKTFQELILALQRFWADRGCLIVQPYNSEVGAGTFNPATFLRAIGPEPWNVAYVEPSRRPTDGRYGENPNRLQQFHQFQVILKPSPLDIQELYVESLRAIGTDPSKHDIRFIEDDWESPTLGAWGLGWQVWLDGLEISQFTYFQQVGGIDCKPISGELTYGLERIAMYLQDKDDIYSVEWGGGIKYGEIAKRQEWEWSTYNFERADVPLHFELFDRFEDQCHQLLGLAKKKEKGNQLVFEIEDPLQRLVLPAYDCVVKCSHYFNVLDARGAISVTERQRYIGRVRHIARAVCESYYAQREKLGFPLIAK